From a region of the Helicobacter hepaticus ATCC 51449 genome:
- a CDS encoding Opr family porin has protein sequence MRKLIVIVVCVLSLSEIANANNLARYLLAGHPSGHMGIYYQYMTSAAPGFLDANVSLAYQTQRLRGLAFGGSMWAATKLFQVHNGDFSKVKENYILTEAYASFVNPNRISMYAGRFKTDSEWIKHYTQGAAVTYEDVENLKVDFIWAWKNAYVTDYRMDRFRNPFGGMGAMYLGATITLPESPLQITPYVYAAPGDFTSFALKVLVAVPAGNAILYGKMHFLSFVSANKDRVIDTQTAGGDGGFVWLEGGAKWLGLNTGGGVISVSQNGARGIDSFGQSSYFERREGLFYNNATTLYGFLEYDLKQYVQLDGAIRHTTIGSKNIFNWEVGITSEPQNNIKIGAKIIGMINNADFTLDNSIFAADGKNYLLTRVFGRVSF, from the coding sequence ATGAGAAAACTAATTGTGATTGTTGTGTGTGTGCTTAGCTTAAGCGAAATTGCAAATGCAAATAATTTAGCGCGTTATCTTCTTGCAGGACACCCAAGTGGACATATGGGTATATATTACCAATATATGACAAGTGCGGCTCCTGGTTTTCTTGATGCAAATGTTTCGCTTGCTTATCAAACACAAAGACTTCGGGGATTGGCATTTGGTGGTTCTATGTGGGCTGCAACAAAGCTTTTTCAAGTGCATAATGGGGATTTCTCAAAAGTGAAAGAGAATTATATTCTTACAGAAGCGTATGCAAGCTTTGTCAATCCAAATCGTATAAGTATGTATGCAGGACGATTTAAAACTGATAGTGAATGGATTAAACATTATACACAAGGTGCAGCGGTAACTTATGAAGATGTAGAGAATCTTAAAGTAGATTTTATTTGGGCTTGGAAAAATGCCTATGTTACAGACTATCGTATGGACAGGTTTAGGAATCCTTTTGGTGGTATGGGGGCAATGTATCTTGGGGCAACAATTACTTTACCAGAATCTCCATTACAAATTACTCCTTATGTATATGCCGCACCGGGTGATTTTACTTCATTTGCATTAAAAGTGCTTGTTGCGGTGCCTGCTGGTAATGCTATACTTTATGGGAAAATGCACTTTTTATCTTTTGTGAGTGCAAATAAAGATAGAGTGATTGATACCCAAACTGCAGGTGGTGATGGTGGTTTTGTGTGGCTAGAGGGTGGAGCAAAATGGCTTGGTTTAAACACAGGTGGAGGTGTAATTTCAGTATCTCAAAATGGTGCAAGAGGTATAGATTCTTTTGGGCAGAGCAGTTATTTTGAACGAAGAGAAGGATTATTTTATAATAATGCAACAACTTTGTATGGCTTTTTAGAGTATGATTTAAAGCAGTATGTGCAGCTTGATGGAGCTATTCGCCATACAACTATTGGTTCTAAAAATATCTTTAATTGGGAAGTAGGCATCACTTCCGAGCCTCAAAATAATATTAAAATAGGAGCTAAAATTATAGGTATGATAAATAATGCCGATTTTACGCTGGATAATTCAATTTTTGCCGCTGATGGCAAGAATTATCTGCTAACCCGTGTTTTTGGACGAGTTAGTTTTTAA